One genomic window of Glycine soja cultivar W05 chromosome 9, ASM419377v2, whole genome shotgun sequence includes the following:
- the LOC114366886 gene encoding organic cation/carnitine transporter 3-like, with the protein MEDSVPILRNSDCIVQEKLIPSWDEAIENGLRELGWSGMAQCILVSIAMCFDAQQSFMAIYSDDYPTWHCTETACTSSRSDICKLPKSSWAWDGPSSKTIISQFGLECAGSFITGLPQSSFFAGCLIGSFLLASLADTSLGRKNLLLLSCLSMSISSIFIVFSTNVWIYSAFKFLIGFWRSSIGTCVLVLLTEKVSTEWRFTVGIVEYFCFTLGYMILPGIAYINKNSSWKTLYVWTSIPAIFYSIIAYLFVTESPRWLLMQGREQEAMAMLNGVSSVENGANLTASLLKVPAAKQKSSIFQLYSSIAELFERSWALKRMVAIMVLGLGIGMVYFGMPLAVGNLGFDIYLAVVLNALMEIPSCVVTYFLENYRRKPSILAFSVASGICCVLCVVVGSGQQVAKVGISLVAFFSAVTAYNVFLIYIIELFPTSVRNTTTSLVRQATVFGNIFIPFLISAGRKNDIFSYGVFGVVIISSCLTLVCLPETTGIALCDTMDQQEKKHSLSV; encoded by the coding sequence ATGGAAGATTCAGTTCCAATTTTAAGAAACTCTGATTGTATTGTGCAGGAAAAGTTGATTCCCTCATGGGATGAAGCGATAGAGAATGGTTTGCGAGAATTGGGGTGGTCGGGGATGGCGCAATGCATCCTTGTGTCCATTGCTATGTGCTTTGATGCACAGCAGTCCTTCATGGCAATCTACTCCGACGACTACCCAACATGGCACTGCACAGAGACAGCATGCACCTCATCACGTTCTGACATATGCAAGCTTCCAAAGTCCTCTTGGGCATGGGATGGACCCTCTTCTAAGACAATCATATCACAGTTTGGCCTTGAATGTGCAGGCAGCTTCATCACAGGTTTACCTCAATCTTCTTTCTTCGCCGGTTGCCTTATCGGTTCCTTTCTTCTTGCCTCCTTGGCTGATACATCTCTTGGAAGAAAGAACCTCCTCTTGCTGTCTTGTTTATCAATGTCCATATCTTCTATCTTCATTGTCTTCTCCACCAATGTTTGGATCTACTCCGCCTTTAAATTCCTCATCGGGTTTTGGCGTTCATCCATCGGAACATGTGTTCTGGTGTTGCTGACTGAGAAAGTGAGCACTGAGTGGAGGTTCACAGTGGGAATTGTCGAATATTTCTGCTTCACATTGGGGTATATGATCTTGCCTGGAATAGCTTATATAAACAAGAATTCTTCATGGAAAACTCTCTATGTGTGGACATCCATTCCTGCCATTTTTTACTCTATCATTGCTTACCTTTTTGTTACCGAGTCTCCAAGGTGGCTTCTCATGCAAGGTCGAGAGCAAGAAGCCATGGCAATGCTTAACGGAGTTTCTTCAGTAGAAAATGGTGCTAATTTAACTGCTAGCCTGCTGAAAGTTCCTGCTGCTAAACAAAAGTCTTCAATTTTCCAACTTTACTCATCAATAGCAGAGTTGTTTGAGAGAAGTTGGGCTCTTAAACGGATGGTGGCCATTATGGTGCTTGGTCTTGGGATTGGAATGGTGTATTTTGGCATGCCTTTGGCCGTCGGGAACTTAGGATTTGACATTTACTTGGCAGTTGTGCTTAATGCCTTGATGGAAATACCTTCTTGTGTAGTCACCTACTTCTTGGAAAACTACAGAAGAAAGCCATCTATTCTTGCATTTTCAGTAGCAAGTGGGATATGCTGTGTATTGTGTGTGGTCGTAGGCAGTGGGCAGCAGGTAGCTAAGGTGGGGATATCATTGGTAGCCTTTTTTAGTGCTGTCACGGCTTATAATGTGTTTCTCATTTACATTATAGAGTTGTTTCCCACCAGCGTAAGGAACACCACAACCTCATTGGTGAGGCAAGCAACTGTATTTGGTAACATATTCATCCCATTTTTGATATCTGCAGGAaggaaaaatgatattttctcCTATGGCGTATTTGGAGTAGTTATAATATCATCCTGTTTGACTTTAGTCTGTTTGCCAGAGACCACAGGAATAGCACTTTGTGATACCATGGATCAACAAGAGAAAAAGCACAGCTTATCTGTGTAA
- the LOC114367787 gene encoding eukaryotic translation initiation factor 2D-like isoform X2: MFKKAVEAKSHQRLSGADRKKLRRSIKDKFPRVSDSDLDALLPPKAEITIAKLQNRVHVYAVEGGFPMFFDVDGRGSDIFPTVYALWMVPELLPVFVLKGGEVSRFVIGGADLMFPGITVPPEGLPSFRAGEPWAVKVPGNSAPIAVGSTTMSSAEALKAGLRGKALRITHYYRDLLWESAEGHCVPNAGFFEDVVFEDPSLLQASHDSDLTEAVGETSIDQHNNPKGDGPEESLDVNEFQPDSNPALTMPNGNENDTAAEVTEGVADLNLRDTASANDPDDQQTLSTADVNSLLDKCLLQALHTTVKDKDLPLPGSTLWSNHVLPCRPSGITLDIKKSSYKKLSKWLQAKSTSGLISVKEDKHKKEVMLFSVNRKHADYSSFKPEKRQVEKSEQPSVQSANEIRSSKTLEVAEIYKPSVHVNSIFSSVGADTGKLFSASEATDIVFKYVEKENLVKPTNKSVVVLDVILCDALFKGAIKKGTTYPTEIHKKDLGSTFVSRMQPHHVVTRGNESVVCKGALKTIQLLTERRQGNKKVTKLSGMESFLIDAEALASELQKKFACSTTVAELPGKKGNEVLVQGGVIDDLARHLIDQYGVPKRYIEVLDKTKK, encoded by the exons ATGTTCAAGAAGGCGGTGGAGGCGAAATCTCACCAGAGGTTGTCTGGTGCGGACCGGAAGAAGCTGAGGCGAAGCATTAAGGACAAATTCCCAAGGGTTTCTGATTCCGATTTAGATGCCTTGCTTCCTCCCAAg GCAGAGATTACAATAGCCAAGCTTCAAAACCGTGTCCATGTTTATGCTGTGGAAGGAGGCTTTCCAATGTTTTTCGATGTTGATGGCCGCGGCTCAGACATTTTCCCTACAG TTTATGCACTGTGGATGGTCCCTGAGCTACTGCCAGTTTTCGTGCTAAAGGGTGGTGAGGTATCCCGGTTCGTTATCGGAGGAGCAGACTTGATGTTCCCTGGTATAACTGTGCCTCCCGAAGGTCTTCCTTCCTTTCGGGCTGGGGAACCTTGGGCTGTCAAAGTACCCGGAAATTCTGCTCCCATTGCA GTTGGGAGTACTACAATGAGCAGTGCTGAAGCATTAAAAGCTGGATTACGTGGAAAGGCGCTGAGAATAACTCATTACTATCGTGATTTGCTTTG GGAATCTGCCGAGGGGCATTGCGTGCCTAATGCAGGTTTTTTCGAAGATGTTGTCTTTGAGGATCCTTCTTTGTTACAAGCTTCTCATGATTCTGATTTGACTGAGGCTGTCGGTGAGACATCAATTGATCAGCACAACAACCCAAAAGGTGATGGACCGGAGGAATCTCTAGATGTAAATGAGTTCCAACCTGATTCTAACCCTGCATTGACGATGCCAAATGGTAATGAAAATGATACCGCTGCTGAAGTAACTGAAGGCGTGGCTGATTTGAATTTACGGGATACTGCCTCTGCTAATGACCCAGATGACCAACAGACTCTATCAACTGCAGACGTTAATTCCCTGTTAGATAAGTGCCTTCTTCAAGCTTTGCACACAACGGTGAAGGACAAAGACCTTCCCTTGCCTGGAAGCACTCTATG GTCAAACCATGTATTGCCGTGTAGGCCTTCAGGAATCACTTTAGACATCAAAAAATCTTCCTACAAAAAGTTATCAAAGTGGTTACAAGCAAAATCCACCTCTGGCTTG ATATCAGTGAAAGAAGATAAACACAAAAAGGAAGTAATGCTATTTTCAGTAAACCGAAAACATGCTGATTATTCATCCTTTAAGCCTGAAAAAAGGCAAGTGGAGAAAAGTGAGCAACCCAGTGTTCAGTCTGCCAATGAAATTCGTTCATCCAAAACTCTTGAAGTGGCTGAAATCTACAAACCAAGTGTACATGTCAATTCCATATTTTCATCTGTAGGAGCTGACACAGGGAAACTTTTTAGTGCTTCTGAAGCTACTGATATTGTCTTCAAAtatgttgaaaaagaaaatcttgTGAAACCAACAAATAAATCCGTTGTGGTTCTTGATGTAATATTATGTGATGCACTGTTCAAGGGGGCTATTAAAAAAGGAACAACATATCCTACAGAAATTCACAAGAAGGATTTAGGATCAACATTTGTGAGCCGTATGCAACCTCATCATGTTGTGACAAGAGGGAATGAATCTGTTGTTTGTAAAGGTGCCCTTAAAACAATTCAGTTATTGACAGAACGTCGGCAAGGCAACAAGAAGGTAACCAAACTCTCTGGTATGGAATCTTTTCTTATAGATGCTGAAGCATTGGCATCAGAACTGCAGAAGAAGTTTGCTTGCAGTACCACTGTTGCAGAACTACCAG GTAAGAAAGGGAATGAAGTTTTGGTTCAAGGAGGAGTCATCGATGATTTAGCTAGGCATTTGATTGATCAATATGGAGTTCCAAAGAGATACATTGAAGTTCTTGATAAAACCAAGAAATGA
- the LOC114367787 gene encoding eukaryotic translation initiation factor 2D-like isoform X3, whose amino-acid sequence MPCFLPRIKQAEITIAKLQNRVHVYAVEGGFPMFFDVDGRGSDIFPTVYALWMVPELLPVFVLKGGEVSRFVIGGADLMFPGITVPPEGLPSFRAGEPWAVKVPGNSAPIAVRNVGSTTMSSAEALKAGLRGKALRITHYYRDLLWESAEGHCVPNAGFFEDVVFEDPSLLQASHDSDLTEAVGETSIDQHNNPKGDGPEESLDVNEFQPDSNPALTMPNGNENDTAAEVTEGVADLNLRDTASANDPDDQQTLSTADVNSLLDKCLLQALHTTVKDKDLPLPGSTLWSNHVLPCRPSGITLDIKKSSYKKLSKWLQAKSTSGLISVKEDKHKKEVMLFSVNRKHADYSSFKPEKRQVEKSEQPSVQSANEIRSSKTLEVAEIYKPSVHVNSIFSSVGADTGKLFSASEATDIVFKYVEKENLVKPTNKSVVVLDVILCDALFKGAIKKGTTYPTEIHKKDLGSTFVSRMQPHHVVTRGNESVVCKGALKTIQLLTERRQGNKKVTKLSGMESFLIDAEALASELQKKFACSTTVAELPGKKGNEVLVQGGVIDDLARHLIDQYGVPKRYIEVLDKTKK is encoded by the exons ATGCCTTGCTTCCTCCCAAg AATTAAACAGGCAGAGATTACAATAGCCAAGCTTCAAAACCGTGTCCATGTTTATGCTGTGGAAGGAGGCTTTCCAATGTTTTTCGATGTTGATGGCCGCGGCTCAGACATTTTCCCTACAG TTTATGCACTGTGGATGGTCCCTGAGCTACTGCCAGTTTTCGTGCTAAAGGGTGGTGAGGTATCCCGGTTCGTTATCGGAGGAGCAGACTTGATGTTCCCTGGTATAACTGTGCCTCCCGAAGGTCTTCCTTCCTTTCGGGCTGGGGAACCTTGGGCTGTCAAAGTACCCGGAAATTCTGCTCCCATTGCAGTACGTAAT GTTGGGAGTACTACAATGAGCAGTGCTGAAGCATTAAAAGCTGGATTACGTGGAAAGGCGCTGAGAATAACTCATTACTATCGTGATTTGCTTTG GGAATCTGCCGAGGGGCATTGCGTGCCTAATGCAGGTTTTTTCGAAGATGTTGTCTTTGAGGATCCTTCTTTGTTACAAGCTTCTCATGATTCTGATTTGACTGAGGCTGTCGGTGAGACATCAATTGATCAGCACAACAACCCAAAAGGTGATGGACCGGAGGAATCTCTAGATGTAAATGAGTTCCAACCTGATTCTAACCCTGCATTGACGATGCCAAATGGTAATGAAAATGATACCGCTGCTGAAGTAACTGAAGGCGTGGCTGATTTGAATTTACGGGATACTGCCTCTGCTAATGACCCAGATGACCAACAGACTCTATCAACTGCAGACGTTAATTCCCTGTTAGATAAGTGCCTTCTTCAAGCTTTGCACACAACGGTGAAGGACAAAGACCTTCCCTTGCCTGGAAGCACTCTATG GTCAAACCATGTATTGCCGTGTAGGCCTTCAGGAATCACTTTAGACATCAAAAAATCTTCCTACAAAAAGTTATCAAAGTGGTTACAAGCAAAATCCACCTCTGGCTTG ATATCAGTGAAAGAAGATAAACACAAAAAGGAAGTAATGCTATTTTCAGTAAACCGAAAACATGCTGATTATTCATCCTTTAAGCCTGAAAAAAGGCAAGTGGAGAAAAGTGAGCAACCCAGTGTTCAGTCTGCCAATGAAATTCGTTCATCCAAAACTCTTGAAGTGGCTGAAATCTACAAACCAAGTGTACATGTCAATTCCATATTTTCATCTGTAGGAGCTGACACAGGGAAACTTTTTAGTGCTTCTGAAGCTACTGATATTGTCTTCAAAtatgttgaaaaagaaaatcttgTGAAACCAACAAATAAATCCGTTGTGGTTCTTGATGTAATATTATGTGATGCACTGTTCAAGGGGGCTATTAAAAAAGGAACAACATATCCTACAGAAATTCACAAGAAGGATTTAGGATCAACATTTGTGAGCCGTATGCAACCTCATCATGTTGTGACAAGAGGGAATGAATCTGTTGTTTGTAAAGGTGCCCTTAAAACAATTCAGTTATTGACAGAACGTCGGCAAGGCAACAAGAAGGTAACCAAACTCTCTGGTATGGAATCTTTTCTTATAGATGCTGAAGCATTGGCATCAGAACTGCAGAAGAAGTTTGCTTGCAGTACCACTGTTGCAGAACTACCAG GTAAGAAAGGGAATGAAGTTTTGGTTCAAGGAGGAGTCATCGATGATTTAGCTAGGCATTTGATTGATCAATATGGAGTTCCAAAGAGATACATTGAAGTTCTTGATAAAACCAAGAAATGA
- the LOC114367787 gene encoding eukaryotic translation initiation factor 2D-like isoform X1 — translation MFKKAVEAKSHQRLSGADRKKLRRSIKDKFPRVSDSDLDALLPPKAEITIAKLQNRVHVYAVEGGFPMFFDVDGRGSDIFPTVYALWMVPELLPVFVLKGGEVSRFVIGGADLMFPGITVPPEGLPSFRAGEPWAVKVPGNSAPIAVRNVGSTTMSSAEALKAGLRGKALRITHYYRDLLWESAEGHCVPNAGFFEDVVFEDPSLLQASHDSDLTEAVGETSIDQHNNPKGDGPEESLDVNEFQPDSNPALTMPNGNENDTAAEVTEGVADLNLRDTASANDPDDQQTLSTADVNSLLDKCLLQALHTTVKDKDLPLPGSTLWSNHVLPCRPSGITLDIKKSSYKKLSKWLQAKSTSGLISVKEDKHKKEVMLFSVNRKHADYSSFKPEKRQVEKSEQPSVQSANEIRSSKTLEVAEIYKPSVHVNSIFSSVGADTGKLFSASEATDIVFKYVEKENLVKPTNKSVVVLDVILCDALFKGAIKKGTTYPTEIHKKDLGSTFVSRMQPHHVVTRGNESVVCKGALKTIQLLTERRQGNKKVTKLSGMESFLIDAEALASELQKKFACSTTVAELPGKKGNEVLVQGGVIDDLARHLIDQYGVPKRYIEVLDKTKK, via the exons ATGTTCAAGAAGGCGGTGGAGGCGAAATCTCACCAGAGGTTGTCTGGTGCGGACCGGAAGAAGCTGAGGCGAAGCATTAAGGACAAATTCCCAAGGGTTTCTGATTCCGATTTAGATGCCTTGCTTCCTCCCAAg GCAGAGATTACAATAGCCAAGCTTCAAAACCGTGTCCATGTTTATGCTGTGGAAGGAGGCTTTCCAATGTTTTTCGATGTTGATGGCCGCGGCTCAGACATTTTCCCTACAG TTTATGCACTGTGGATGGTCCCTGAGCTACTGCCAGTTTTCGTGCTAAAGGGTGGTGAGGTATCCCGGTTCGTTATCGGAGGAGCAGACTTGATGTTCCCTGGTATAACTGTGCCTCCCGAAGGTCTTCCTTCCTTTCGGGCTGGGGAACCTTGGGCTGTCAAAGTACCCGGAAATTCTGCTCCCATTGCAGTACGTAAT GTTGGGAGTACTACAATGAGCAGTGCTGAAGCATTAAAAGCTGGATTACGTGGAAAGGCGCTGAGAATAACTCATTACTATCGTGATTTGCTTTG GGAATCTGCCGAGGGGCATTGCGTGCCTAATGCAGGTTTTTTCGAAGATGTTGTCTTTGAGGATCCTTCTTTGTTACAAGCTTCTCATGATTCTGATTTGACTGAGGCTGTCGGTGAGACATCAATTGATCAGCACAACAACCCAAAAGGTGATGGACCGGAGGAATCTCTAGATGTAAATGAGTTCCAACCTGATTCTAACCCTGCATTGACGATGCCAAATGGTAATGAAAATGATACCGCTGCTGAAGTAACTGAAGGCGTGGCTGATTTGAATTTACGGGATACTGCCTCTGCTAATGACCCAGATGACCAACAGACTCTATCAACTGCAGACGTTAATTCCCTGTTAGATAAGTGCCTTCTTCAAGCTTTGCACACAACGGTGAAGGACAAAGACCTTCCCTTGCCTGGAAGCACTCTATG GTCAAACCATGTATTGCCGTGTAGGCCTTCAGGAATCACTTTAGACATCAAAAAATCTTCCTACAAAAAGTTATCAAAGTGGTTACAAGCAAAATCCACCTCTGGCTTG ATATCAGTGAAAGAAGATAAACACAAAAAGGAAGTAATGCTATTTTCAGTAAACCGAAAACATGCTGATTATTCATCCTTTAAGCCTGAAAAAAGGCAAGTGGAGAAAAGTGAGCAACCCAGTGTTCAGTCTGCCAATGAAATTCGTTCATCCAAAACTCTTGAAGTGGCTGAAATCTACAAACCAAGTGTACATGTCAATTCCATATTTTCATCTGTAGGAGCTGACACAGGGAAACTTTTTAGTGCTTCTGAAGCTACTGATATTGTCTTCAAAtatgttgaaaaagaaaatcttgTGAAACCAACAAATAAATCCGTTGTGGTTCTTGATGTAATATTATGTGATGCACTGTTCAAGGGGGCTATTAAAAAAGGAACAACATATCCTACAGAAATTCACAAGAAGGATTTAGGATCAACATTTGTGAGCCGTATGCAACCTCATCATGTTGTGACAAGAGGGAATGAATCTGTTGTTTGTAAAGGTGCCCTTAAAACAATTCAGTTATTGACAGAACGTCGGCAAGGCAACAAGAAGGTAACCAAACTCTCTGGTATGGAATCTTTTCTTATAGATGCTGAAGCATTGGCATCAGAACTGCAGAAGAAGTTTGCTTGCAGTACCACTGTTGCAGAACTACCAG GTAAGAAAGGGAATGAAGTTTTGGTTCAAGGAGGAGTCATCGATGATTTAGCTAGGCATTTGATTGATCAATATGGAGTTCCAAAGAGATACATTGAAGTTCTTGATAAAACCAAGAAATGA